DNA sequence from the Sulfurimonas sp. HSL3-7 genome:
TTACGGAACGAGCCTTTCGTGATGGCCCACAGGACGGGAAGCTCCCTCGAAGAGGCAAAGCCAGATGCCTTCTCGGCATTGACGGCCAAATCGTCACCCAATACCCCTGCCGTTTTCTTCGTGGCGATCTTGCTCATTGCCGCCGCATCGTCAAGCAACGCTGCGATGTCGTCAAATACAGCGAAAAAACCTGCTGTCATACTACTCCTTTTGCTGTTTTGCAGACTCTATTTTATCGAAAAGAACATTGCTGCATTGACTATTTAAAAAACCTTTCCATTCTGACGACAAAAAAGGCATTAGACCATCATTTTTCTTTACGTTTTATCTGTGCCTAAGACTGTGCTCCTTTGCATTTTATCTGCAGCTGAAAGATAAAACAGAAAAATATCGTTCAAATATTCTTTAATTTTCATCGCTTTTATCCTCTCTGACTAAGTTTGTGTGCTATTATTTTTGCAAAAATAAGGAAAAGCTGAGAATGTCCTATCAGGTTATCAAAGTGAGCACGGAAGATCAGCTCGAAAAAATATATGCATTTCGATATCAGATTGTCTGTGAAAAATTGGGGGTCACTGAGCTGGACAACTGTGAGCCTAACCGTGAGACAGATGAATACGACGCTTACTCTGAGCATTTCGCCGCCTTTGATGAAGCTGGCGAAGTTGTAGCATGCACACGTCTTATTCACCACTCTCCCATTGGTTATCCTACTACAAATTATATGACCTACGATACGGATACTTGGCACTTTGATCAGGAACAGCTCGGTGAACTTTCGAGAGTATTTGTCACACCGAAATTCCGTAGTATTTCGGAACTAAAACCCCTTTTCAATGATCTCAAAATTATTATCTATCCCACCATGGTAAATCTCAATATAGCCTATACTTTTGCTGCCCTGGAAAAACCGTTTTTTCGATTACTCAACATGCTGAATTTTCCCTATAAGCGCATTGGAGATCTTCAACCATATATTGGGCAACGCTATCCCTCTATTTTATATATGGATGAATTGTACGACGCCAATCGTGAACTTTTCAGTAAAAGCGAAATACAGTGAAAGCCCGATATTTCAGTTTCATGCTGTTGGCCTGCAGTACCGTCTTGCTGCAGGCAGAAGAGTCACTAAAGGAGTTTTCATCGACTAATATTCCGCATCTCGCTTCGGTTACGCAGCAGATTGGCAGGGATCTTGAACACTTTACAGAGGCCGCCACAGAAACGAAAGCAAATGAACCGTACCAGCCCTATATCATCTCCGTTTTGGATGGAAAAAGACTTGAAAAACTCGGTATTTCAACACTCGGAGAAGCCCTGGAATTGATACCGGGTGTCGATATTGCCACCGACCTTATGGATATGAAAACTCCAATTTTTCGGGGTTCCAACCCTTTGGCCTTCGGGCAGGTCAAACTGCTGATTGACGGCATACTCGCCAATGATACTTTTATTGACGGGTTTGCAAGTTATCACTATATGCCCATCGAAGTCATCAAACGGATTGAAGTAGTTCGTGGACCCGGCAGTAAAACAGACGGCATCAACGCCTATGCCGGTTCCATCCAGGTCATTACCTATGCTGAAGAGATCGGCGAACCACTCAACCGTGTCTTCGCCAAAACCGGATCCTACAACGCACTGGCCGTCGGGTTCACCTCTTCCGCCACCGAAGGCAAACTCCGCATACATGCCGACGGTTACTACCAGAAGGATAAAAAAACACTGTATGCCGGTCCGGATGCGGCTGCCACTGGTATTTATAACTATCAAACACCCTTTTATACCATCGACAATACCGCTCTTGCACAAAGTGGAGATGCCCCGCTGCAGACAACGACCTATGCTCTCGGTTTGCAGCTTGATTACGATGCCTTCAGCTTCAAAGCAAGAGGGAACAGTTATACCCATGGCAGTGCCTACGGTCTTAACGGTTTACTCCCACAAGATGATGATCGTATCGAAATGCCTGCCTATCTGCTGGAATTGGGCTGGGACAAGCATTTCGGTGACCTTGAGGCCGTCATCAAGATCGGCGCAAAATATGACAGCCTCAGCGGTGATGCCAGATCGGTACCAGCAGGATTCGAACTTCCTAGTCTTTCCGATCCTCTCCATGAAAAAGTCACCTTTACGGACGGTTTTTATGGAATTCATCAGGCTGATCAGCGCTCTTTTTACCAATCTGCCTATCTTAAATACAGCGGGGTGGATAACCATCAAATCACCATCGGCTACCGTCTGAGTCGGGAAGAGACCTACAACATCGTTACGATAACGACCGACAGGGATACCGGCATAGGGCTGGTTGACTATACGGATACTCTCCCCTTTTTTGATATTGATGCAAAACGCGACACTGCGATGTTCTCCCTGCAGGATCAGATGGAGATCGGGACAAAACTCGGCATACTCTATGGCATCAATATTGAAAAGACTTCATTATCAAAGATACAGTATGATCCCAGGATATCTTTTGTCTACCAAAGTGACATGCAGCGTATCTTTAAAGCCATCTACAGCCATTCACACCGCAACCCCTCCTGGCAGGAACTCTATACGCTTAACAACGCGGCGCGTGTCGGCAACACCGACCTTAAACCCGAAACCGTGGATGCTTTTGAACTGGCATTCATTCAAAAATTCAGCGGCAGCAGCTATCTGCAGGCTGATGTTTTCTACCTGATAAACAAAGACCAGATCGATAAGAACAATGCCCTGCACCTTTATCTTAACAACCACAATACCGATATCTACGGGTTTGAACTGGAAACAAGCACCCAGATATTGCCGCATGACCAGCTCTATGCCAGTTATTCCTACGTCGACGGTTCCGATGATCAGGGAAATCCTCTGGCCAATGTCGCACAGCACCTGGCAAAAGCGAGTTATCTCTACAAGTTTTCTCCGGAGTTGAGTGCCGGAACGGTCCTGAAATATGTCGGCAGTAAATCCCGTATTGAAGGTGATCAGCGTGACGATACGCCCTCTTATTTTACAGCGGACCTTTCTGCGCACTACCAGAACCCAGCACGGCAGTTCAATGTAACAGCCAGCGTCAAGAACCTTGCCGATGCCGATGTCGTCTACCCTTCAGAGCCGAATACCTATACCAATGATTACCCGCAGGACGGCCGTACTTTTCTGCTCACTTTGAGCAAGGAGTTTTAATGCGAATATGGCTCGTCAGCATGCTTATCGTTGTTCCGCTTTTCGGATTCAGCTATAGCCCGTTGATGCTCAAAGCCCAGGCATCCATCTTCCCCAAGCTTCTGCTGCTTGCCAAAGAACCGGAAAAGCTGCTGGTTCAAGGCAGCATCGTTTTTGCCATTGTCCACGAAGCTGAAGACACCTTGACGGCTTCCAGACTCAAGTCCCTGATGGAACAACAGTACAAAGGGCGCATAGAAGGGTACCCTTTTAAAGTAATTTTGATACAATATTCCAAACTCAATGAGACAGTTGAAGCGAGTGCCGTTATGGCACTTCATTCAGAAAAGCATATCGATGAGCCTGCCAAACTGGCCGTTAAGAAACAGATCGTCTCTTTTGTGGAGGATGCCGCCTATCTGAATGAAGGCTATCTTTTTTCCCTGAACCTGGAGCGTTCGACGGTGATCTATATGAACAAGCCGATGCTGCCGTACTATGGGATTGAATTTTCAGACACGCTCTATCATGTTGTAAGGTTTTTTGATGATAATAAAGAAAGCGCATTCCCTCTCCACTAGAATCGTTCTTTCCGTCGCTCTTGTTTTTTTTCTGCTCTTCTTTGCGATCTTTCTGGTCTTTGGCAAAATAACTAAAGATGCGCTTTACACGGCCGAAAAAGACAAAGCGGAGATCATTGCCGAAATGATTGCACCCATGCTGGCCGTTGAACTCTATCTGGGCCGTAATGAGAATGTGTTGGCCATAGCCGACCAAATCACCGCCAACCCCAATATTCTCTCTTTTGAGCTTGTTCAAGACGGTCAGCGTA
Encoded proteins:
- a CDS encoding TonB-dependent receptor, with protein sequence MKARYFSFMLLACSTVLLQAEESLKEFSSTNIPHLASVTQQIGRDLEHFTEAATETKANEPYQPYIISVLDGKRLEKLGISTLGEALELIPGVDIATDLMDMKTPIFRGSNPLAFGQVKLLIDGILANDTFIDGFASYHYMPIEVIKRIEVVRGPGSKTDGINAYAGSIQVITYAEEIGEPLNRVFAKTGSYNALAVGFTSSATEGKLRIHADGYYQKDKKTLYAGPDAAATGIYNYQTPFYTIDNTALAQSGDAPLQTTTYALGLQLDYDAFSFKARGNSYTHGSAYGLNGLLPQDDDRIEMPAYLLELGWDKHFGDLEAVIKIGAKYDSLSGDARSVPAGFELPSLSDPLHEKVTFTDGFYGIHQADQRSFYQSAYLKYSGVDNHQITIGYRLSREETYNIVTITTDRDTGIGLVDYTDTLPFFDIDAKRDTAMFSLQDQMEIGTKLGILYGINIEKTSLSKIQYDPRISFVYQSDMQRIFKAIYSHSHRNPSWQELYTLNNAARVGNTDLKPETVDAFELAFIQKFSGSSYLQADVFYLINKDQIDKNNALHLYLNNHNTDIYGFELETSTQILPHDQLYASYSYVDGSDDQGNPLANVAQHLAKASYLYKFSPELSAGTVLKYVGSKSRIEGDQRDDTPSYFTADLSAHYQNPARQFNVTASVKNLADADVVYPSEPNTYTNDYPQDGRTFLLTLSKEF
- a CDS encoding GNAT family N-acyltransferase translates to MSYQVIKVSTEDQLEKIYAFRYQIVCEKLGVTELDNCEPNRETDEYDAYSEHFAAFDEAGEVVACTRLIHHSPIGYPTTNYMTYDTDTWHFDQEQLGELSRVFVTPKFRSISELKPLFNDLKIIIYPTMVNLNIAYTFAALEKPFFRLLNMLNFPYKRIGDLQPYIGQRYPSILYMDELYDANRELFSKSEIQ